A genomic region of Danio aesculapii chromosome 21, fDanAes4.1, whole genome shotgun sequence contains the following coding sequences:
- the si:rp71-1h20.5 gene encoding oocyte zinc finger protein XlCOF26, with protein sequence MEIKEEPCRIKEEEAEELIGPVELDELKKQPHHIKNEDGNAAEQNFTKKQVQNTEVKELFTCSECGKSYIYKSSLKKHMSAHSGEKLFACTQCGKSYMYKSDLNRHIKVHNGERPYTCAECGSSFIYKGHLKEHMKIHSGEKPFTCAQCGNSFMYNKDLNAHMKIHSGEDMFECTHCGKKFTRKGHLNVHLRVHTTDKPFACTECGKSFKYKSVLNNHLHTHAEVKSFSCDQCGKSFVCASNLRTHLKVHTGVKPYICAFCGKTFLHMSYLKLHQNTHTGAKPHVCSVCGRSFSLLSNLKKHKRIHTGEKPYKCSHCGKSFSCSSAVKAHVRIHTGEKPYQCSSCGRRFALFHNMRSHEKKHRLKLSS encoded by the exons ATGGAGATTAAGGAGGAACCCTGCAGAATAAAAGAGGAAGAGGCCGaggaactaatag gCCCCGTGGAGCTGGATGAACTCAAAAAACAGCCTCATCATATCAAAAATGAAGATGGAAATGCAGCTGAGCAAAATTTTACAAAGAAACAAGTGCAAAACACTGAAGTCAAAGAGCTGTTCACCTGCTCTGAGTGTGGTAAGAGTTACATATATAAATCCTCCCTTAAAAAACACATGAGTGCTCACAGTGGAGAAAAGCTGTTCGCATGTACTCAATGTGGAAAGAGTTACATGTACAAATCAGATCTTAACAGGCACATTAAAGTTCACAATGGAGAAAGACCTTATACGTGCGCCGAGTGCGGAAGCAGTTTCATTTATAAAGGACATTTAAAGGAGCATATGAAGATTCACAGCGGGGAAAAACCGTTCACGTGCGCTCAATGCGGAAACAGTTTCATGTACAACAAAGACTTAAATGCGCACATGAAGATTCACAGCGGAGAAGACATGTTCGAGTGCACTCATTGTGGAAAAAAGTTCACACGTAAAGGACACTTGAATGTGCACCTGAGAGTTCACACTACAGATAAACCGTTCGCATGCACtgaatgtgggaagagttttaaataTAAAAGCGTGCTCAATAATCATCTGCACACTCATGCTGAAGTCAAGTCGTTTAGCTGCGATCAGTGCGGTAAGTCATTTGTTTGTGCATCAAACTTAAGAACACATCTTAAAGTTCACACTGGTGTGAAGCCTTACATTTGTGCGTTTTGTGGAAAGACGTTTCTACATATGAGTTATTTAAAATTGCACCAGAACACTCACACCGGAGCGAAACCTCATGTGTGTTCAGTCTGCGGCAGGAGCTTCAGTTTGTTGAGCAACCTAAAAAAGCACAagaggattcacaccggagagaaaccgtacaagtgttcacactgtgggaagagtttctCCTGTTCGTCGGCTGTGAAAGCTCATGtgaggattcacaccggagaaaAGCCGTATCAGTGCTCGTCATGTGGGAGGAGGTTCGCTCTTTTTCATAATATGCGAAGTCATGAAAAAAAACATCGGCTAAAGCTGTCATCGTGA
- the LOC130214194 gene encoding LOW QUALITY PROTEIN: C2H2-type zinc finger protein (The sequence of the model RefSeq protein was modified relative to this genomic sequence to represent the inferred CDS: inserted 1 base in 1 codon; deleted 2 bases in 1 codon), which translates to MEIKEEPCRIKDEETEELIGPVELDELQQPHRIKNEDGNAAEQDFTQKQVQNTEVKELFTCSECGKSFIHKSKLKVHMRAHSGERPFTCSECGKSYMIISALNRHAKVHIGERSHICAECGSGFVFKAHLKEHMKIHSGEKPFTCAQCGKSFIRKGEFNLHMKIHTEDKQFACSECGKSFRRKKTLRNHQLLHSGVKSFSCDQCGKTFVXSSGLSTHLKVHSGSRPYICAFCGKSFAHVSYLKLHQNIHTGEKPHVCSDCGKSFSTSSNLKTHQKLHTGGKMLKCSRCECSFSHLSSLKAHVRLHTGEKPYQCMSCGRRFIVLHNLQTHERKCEQS; encoded by the exons ATGGAGATTAAGGAGGAACCCTGCAGAATAAAAGATGAAGAGACAGaggaactaatag GCCCCGTGGAGCTGGATGAACTC CAACAGCCTCATCGTATCAAAAATGAAGATGGAAATGCAGCTGAGCAAGATTTCACTCAGAAACAAGTGCAAAACACTGAAGTCAAAGAGCTGTTCACCTGCTCTGAGTGTGGTAAGAGTTTCATACATAAATCCAAGCTTAAAGTACACATGAGAGCTCACAGTGGAGAACGACCGTTCACCTGCTCTGAATGTGGAAAGAGTTACATGATTATATCAGCGCTTAACAGACACGCTAAAGTTCACATTGGAGAGAGATCTCATATATGCGCAGAGTGTGGAAGCggttttgtttttaaagcacatttaaaggAGCATATGAAGATTCACAGCGGGGAAAAGCCGTTCACGTGCGCTCAATGCGGGAAAAGCTTCATCCGTAAAGGAGAATTCAATTTGCACATGAAGATTCACACTGAAGACAAACAGTTCGCATGCTCTGAATGCGGGAAGAGCTTCAGACGTAAAAAGACTCTCAGAAATCATCAGCTCTTACACAGTGGAGTCAAGTCGTTCAGCTGTGATCAGTGCGGGAAAACATTTG ACAGCAGCGGTCTTAGCACGCACCTTAAAGTTCATTCTGGATCGAGGCCTTACATTTGCGCGTTTTGCGGAAAGAGCTTCGCACATGTGAGCTATTTAAAATTGCACCAGAacattcacactggagagaaacctcaTGTGTGTTCAGACTGCGGGAAGAGCTTCAGTACATCGAGCAACCTAAAAACACACCAGAAGCTTCACACCGGAGGGAAAATGCTCAAGTGTTCGCGCTGTGAATGCAGCTTCAGTCATTTATCGTCTTTGAAAGCTCATGTGAGacttcacactggagaaaagccgtaTCAGTGCATGTCATGTGGGAGGAGGTTTATCGTGCTTCACAATCTTCAAACTCATGAAAGAAAATGTGAGCAAAGTTAA